The following proteins are co-located in the Panthera uncia isolate 11264 chromosome F1, Puncia_PCG_1.0, whole genome shotgun sequence genome:
- the CFAP126 gene encoding protein Flattop: MATNYSANQYEKAFSPKYLQNWSPAKPTKESISSHEGYTQFIANDRGHLLPSVPRSKASPWGSFMGTWQMPLKVPPARVTLTSRTVAGAASLTEWIQKNPDLLKASNGLRPEIFGKPHDPDSQRKLGKWITKTVQQAPSPIIIPNSPAVNLSSPDQPQSSHPSAGHTPGPQSPASSPKSPPGSPRMPGHWAGPNLAEVQTYKPGTPETPRDPTEKTCLETE; the protein is encoded by the exons ATGGCCACCAACTACAGTGCAAACCAG TATGAAAAAGCCTTCTCACCCAAGTATCTGCAGAACTGGTCTCCCGCCAAGCCAACAAAAGAG AGTATCTCTTCCCACGAAGGCTACACTCAGTTTATCGCCAATGATCGTGGCCATCTGCTGCCCTCGGTGCCCCGTTCCAAG GCAAGTCCTTGGGGATCCTTCATGGGCACCTGGCAAATGCCTCTGAAGGTGCCCCCCGCCCGGGTGACCCTGACCTCCCGTACAGTGGCTGGTGCTGCCTCCCTCACCGAGTGGATACAGAAGAATCCGGATTTACTCAAGGCCTCCAACGGGCTGCGTCCTGAAATCTTCGGCAAG CCTCACGACCCAGACAGTCAGAGGAAACTCGGGAAGTGGATCACAAAGACCGTACAACAAGCACCAAGTCCCATCATAATCCCAAACTCCCCAGCTGTAAACCTCAGTTCCCCAGACCAACCCCAAAGCTCACACCCCTCTGCAGGTCACACTCCAGGCCCCCAAAGCCCAGCCAGCTCTCCCAAGAGCCCACCTGGAAGCCCACGCATGCCGGGGCATTGGGCAGGTCCTAATTTAGCTGAGGTCCAGACGTACAAACCTGGAACTCCGGAGACACCCAGGGACCCTACTGAGAAAACCTGTCTGGAGACTGAGTGA